The DNA segment gccctccattttccctttctctttcacaagTATAGCATGAAACTCCTTACACAATGTTGTTGCCATTACAATTATTCAACCCAAGATTTTTCATACATCAAATGtgaaatcaagaagaaaaaaaaaaaaaaaaagaaaagaaaaaaaattaacaggaGGCTATGACCTTACATTCAAATTACTCTCTTCCCAGATAAAAATCAAGAAGCTTAAACAAGATGACAACACAGCCACCAGGGCCTGCAAAGTACACTCAGAATTTGAGCCTCCCCATCCAGTCACGATGACACAAACTCCCCAAGGATCCTGCCATATGCCTCCTCAGGGAGTGTTACAGGTAATTATGCACAATACATAAAATAGAAAAGTCTTGCAAAACCATATATCTGTTATGGTCCAcaagtttacaaatatataacaaaaactatTGTGATGCATGTATGAAGTGAAGGAATTTACTACTACTCAATTATCAACAACTTCAGTTCTGAAATAAAGGggatatttatactatatagatGCTATGCAGGGAGTTAAGTGTATGAGATCAAATGCATAAACACTTCATACATAAGCTCAAACATGAAGAGAAATATCAATGTCTTAAACAATTACCAGCAGAGTGCCACCTGAGCCTTGGCTCTatcaagaaaaaatcaaaattattatacacatataaataataatgaacaacaatGTATGAATCTTAAATCCATGATACCACTTCACAGGGTATGACAGTTAACATTTCCACATGAAAAAAGCACACAAATTAAAGTGTTACTGAACTACAGATAAAAGTTGACTAATAGTCATAACTACACAAATATCAATGTAGATTCCCATTATTCTTTTAAGGATAACATTTTCATCACAAATTTTGACATGTAAGGAGCTATCAGCTAGCAGAATCTAAAGATCTGCTCACCACACTGTTGCATTCTGCTGTATTAAAAACAATGTGCCTTCATCTTGAGTATCAAAAGGATGTTTCTGTACCCCACACTGAGGAGGATGTACCCAGACGACATATATGTCATCAAAAAAAGTCATCTAATGGATGAGACAAGTCAAAGAAAGCATAACATGTACTGCACCTTCGGCCAGTGGCACCCAAATCAACAACCATGATTGCAAATTTAAACATCAACCACCATCTTTTTGTGGACATCAGTGTTGCCAACAACTGCACAAAATTCATCAAAACTGATCTTGCCATCTTCATCCTTGTCGGCAAAGAGAATGGTCTTGTCCACAATCTGTTGCAGCTGTGTGTCTTTCAAGTTGTTGCCCACCATCATTTTAAGGACCTAGAAATagcagaataacaaataaatagaatggTCAAGAGATCAGGGTTTAGTGAGGATGGGGgcaagggaaagacaaaaaagatgtGGATAGTGttatgaagagagaaggaaaaaataagagaggctaaaggagaaggagggggatgcaaGAGGAGGAGTGAATAGAAGAACATTTTCTATTTCCAAAAGTTGATTGATGAAGATAATCTTTGAGTCCAGGTTTTGTAAAGTGTTAGCAAATTTGGGAATTTGGACAAAAAACTTGCTAAAAATACAGCTCTGGATGAAAACAAAatggtaaatgcatatatatatatatatatatatatatatatatatatatatatatatatcataaagtaaTTTTTGCATCAATAACACTGCAATACCTAGATGATAATTATACAGCTagatgggagggagatggagaaagagacactagcaaaacaaaacagaaagggtATAAAACAAAGATGCAAATACAATAATTATCAACATACTTAGGCCAATACTATAACTACCAAATAAACTGATACGTTTCATTTTAGTATCTtttaaaacaatatgataatgttCTGGAAAACCCACTAAGTTTAGATTATGGTGAAATATTTTAGTTATACCAGAACCATTTTGCTACTAAAAACGGGATGAATATACTCTCATTCACTTTCCACTAACCTGGAACAGTTCCCCATTTGAGATATAGCCATCATTGTCCATATCGTAAATTCGAAAAGCGAAACGCAACTTGCTCTCCTTGTCACCCTTCACACTGAACTGTGACATGCCTTGGATGAATTCTGCAAAATAAAATTAGTTTTGATTTCATAAGAATCAAATACTAAGAGCAATATTCATTAACTGGCAAACATGCAACTGAAGAAGAACTATTAAATCTTTCTATACTAGTTTATCCTACTTTATtgctaaaaataaaggaaatttctgtatatgtatatatgtatgcatacttgtgtacatgtacatgtgtgtgttcgtgtgcgtgatagatagatagatagatacaaacatatataatatataatatatatcaatatatatccgtatataaacatatacatatatatatatacatatatatatgtatgtatgtatatacatatatatatatatatatatatatatatatatatatatatgtatatatgtatatatatatatatatatatatatatatatatatatatatatatatgtatatatgtatatatatatatacatacatatatatacataaataaatatatatacataaataaatatatatacataaataaataaatatacataaataaatattataaacataaataaatatatat comes from the Penaeus chinensis breed Huanghai No. 1 chromosome 32, ASM1920278v2, whole genome shotgun sequence genome and includes:
- the LOC125042356 gene encoding calcineurin subunit B type 2 isoform X2, with amino-acid sequence MGNEASLPMEMCSNFDADEIRRLGKRFRKLDLDNSGSLSVEEFMSLPELQQNPLVQRVIDIFDADGNGEVDFKEFIQGMSQFSVKGDKESKLRFAFRIYDMDNDGYISNGELFQVLKMMVGNNLKDTQLQQIVDKTILFADKDEDGKISFDEFCAVVGNTDVHKKMVVDV
- the LOC125042356 gene encoding calcineurin subunit B type 2 isoform X1, coding for MGNEASLPMEMCSNSSSDYGFQMFDADEIRRLGKRFRKLDLDNSGSLSVEEFMSLPELQQNPLVQRVIDIFDADGNGEVDFKEFIQGMSQFSVKGDKESKLRFAFRIYDMDNDGYISNGELFQVLKMMVGNNLKDTQLQQIVDKTILFADKDEDGKISFDEFCAVVGNTDVHKKMVVDV